TGTAGTCGGCCAGGCGGATCGATGTGGGGCGCCGTCCTGTATCCAGTGTCGGGCGTAGCCCCGCAGCAAGCCCACGCGCCCGCTGGTCGGGGCTGCGCCCTGCCCGGTCGTCGCGACGTGTTCTCTTCATTTTTTGGAGGATCCCTGTATGCTTTCCCACGAACGTCGGCTCTGGGCCGACGGCTACGAACGTGTGGCCGGGCTCGACGAGGCCGGGCGAGGGTGCCTGGCCGGTCCGGTCGTCGCCGCCGCCGTCATCATGCCGCCACGGGTCGAGATCACGACCATCCAGGACAGCAAAGCGCTCTCTGAAGGGCAGCGCCTCGACGCCCGGGCCACGATCGAAGAAGAGGCCGTGGCCGCGGCCATTGCCCGCTGCTCCCCGACGGAGATTGACGACCGCAACATCCTGCAGGCCGCCCTCGAAGCCATGCGCCGGGCCGCGTCCGATTGCCGACCCCCTCCGGACTTCGTGCTCGTGGACGGCAACCAGTGGGACCGGAACCTCGTCGACGCGCCGTGGCCCCACGAGACGGTTGTGAAGGGGGACGCGAAGAGCCAATCCATCGCCGCCGCGTCCATTCTTGCGAAGACCGAGCGGGACGCCCTCATGCGCGACCTGCACGAAGAACATCCCGAGTACGACTGGGCGTCGAACGTCGGCTACCCCACCCAACAGCATTACGATGCGCTCCGAGAGCACGGCGCGACGTCCCACCACCGACAGTCGTTCACGCTTTTCCGGGACTAAGGCGCTCGGGAGGACATGGCGAGCGCCGCCCCGGTCTCGTTACGTCTGAAAGAAGGGCCGGCGCACCTGCCACACCGCGAGCCCTGTCATCAGCACCGCGAAGGCGCCGGTCACGGCCAGGCACACGCCCGGCCCCGCGAGCGCGGCAGGCGTGCCAGAAAACCCGTGGAAGCCGTGTCGCAGGCCGCTGACGGCGTAGGAGACCGGGTTGCCCCACATCACGACCTGGAGCACCGGGGCCGCCCCGTCCACCGGAAACATGGCTCCCGAGAGAAACCAGAGCGGGAGCAGGAACAGGTTCATGACCGCGTGGAAGCCGCGCGTGGTCTCCATGCGCCACGCGATGGCGAAGCCGAGGGCGGTGAAGGCCAGGCCCGTGAGGAGGCACACGGCCACGATCATGCTCACCCCTGCCACGCCGGGAGCAAGATCGATGAGCGGCAGGGCGCCTAGAAACAGCAGGGCCTGTACCGTGGCCAGCAGGGTGCCGCCCAGGGTGGTGCCGAAGACGAGGGCGGTGCGCGGCGTGGGGGCGACCAGGACGGCCTGAAGAAAGCCCGACGTGCGCTCCTCGACGATGGAGATGGTGGAGAAGATGGCGGTGAAGAGAAGCACCAGGGCGAGAATCCCTGGAAGGAGAAATGCCCCGTAACTTCCCCCCACGCTGCCCTGCGGGGGCTGAAAGGTGTTCTGAAACCCCAGCCCGAGCAGCAGCCAGAGGGCCAGCGGCTGTGCAAGGGCGCCCAGCACGCGGCTCCGGTCGCGGACAAACTTCAATACTTCGCGGGCCGTGAGGGCCCCGATGGTGCGCAGTGCACTCATTCTGCGAGAGGGGAAAGACTAAAAGGCAGAAGACAGTGGAAGACGCCTAATCGCCCGACCCGTCCCCGCGGGCAAGAACGCGCTCAGGGGACTTCGTGGGGGAGACGCCAGCGTGGACCATGAATACGTCCTCCAGGGTAGGTGTCCGGATCGTAGCGCTCTGGATGTGGTCGCTCAGGGCTTCGTAGAGCGACGACAGGAACGCGGGTGGATCGGACGGGGCCACCTGCACGGTCGCGCCCACGATTCGGGTCGGCACGCCGAACTGCGCTTCGATTCGGTCGCGCAGGGCAGTGGGGGCGTCGGCCTCCAGCCAGATGGTTTCGTCGCCCAGGTCGGCCTTAAGGGTGTTCGGCCTGCCGTCGGCCACGAGGGTGCCGTCCGAGAGAATGCCGACTCGGTCACAGCGCTCCGCCTCGTCCATGAGGTGGGTTGCCAGCAGTAGGGTGGTCCCCTCGTCCGACCGTAGTTGCTGCACGGCCGACCAGAAGGTGCGTCGGGCGGCAGGGTCGAGGCCCGAGGTCGGTTCGTCGAGCAGCAGCAGGTCCGGGCGGTGCAGCAGGCCGCGGGCGAGGTCTACGCGGCGCCGGAGCCCGCCCGACAGGTCGCCAACCGGGTCGGTGGCCCGGTCGGCCACGCCGAGGCGCCGCAGCAGCTCTTCGGTGCGCTCGCGGCGCTCCGCGCCGTGCAGGCCATAAAGGGCGCCTTGAAACCGCAGGTTCTCGCGGACGGTCAACGCCTCGTCGAGGGCCTCGTCCTGGAACACCGTCCCGATTCGTCGCCGCACGGCACCGGACTCCCGGGCCGTGTCGAGCCCGAAGACGTGCGCCTGGCCCTCCGAGGGCGGCATTAGCGTGGAGAGGATCCGAAAAAGTGTTGTTTTGCCGCTGCCGTTGGGACCAAGCAGGCCGTAGAGCGTGCCCGGGTCTACCTGGAGGGTGACGTCCCGCAGGGCTTGGTGTGACCCGTAGCTGTGGTTCACCTTCTGAATGTCGACGGCAGGGGCGGGCATGAATGCGTTGTAGGTGGGCGGTCAAGCAGGGAGGCGTTGGGGGACACGGCGGCACGCCGTCCGTCGGGACTCAGAGGAACCAGTCCACGAGCAGGAGGGCCACGAGGGCCGGAATGTAAAACACCGACGCTTTCAGGACGCGCCTGGCCTTTTGGCCCGTCCGCTCCCCGTGGAAGACAATCGTCGTCCACAGGAACCACAGGCCAAGCGGCACCACGCCGACGCCGTAAATCCACCCGGCGGTCTCTGTGAGGACGGGCAGGACGCTCAGGGGCACGAGCAGCGCAGCGAAGCCGATCATCTGGGCCGCGGTGGAGTTGCCGTCCGGTTCCACGACCGGCAGCATGGCGTAGTCACCCCGCGCATAGTCCTTCCGGTACATCCAGGCCAGGGACAAAAAGTGGGGCATCTGCCACGTCGCGAGGATGCCGAAGGTGGCCCATCCACCCGCCTCGAGGTGCCCAGTCGCGGCCGTGTAGCCGCCCAGGGCCGGAAGCGCCCCCGGCACCGTCCCGACCAGTGTGTTCCACTTCGTCGTCCGCTTGAGTGGCGTGTAGACAAACAGGTACAGCACGGCCGTGAGCGCCGCCAGGACGGCGGTGAGGACGTTGACGAGCGGACACAAGAGGCCAACGGCGAGACAGATCAAGAGGATGCCCACGCGCCGGGCCATGTCGGGGTCGGCGCGCCCAGCGGGGAGGGGGCGCTGCGCCGTCCGCTTCATCTGCGCGTCGTACTGCCGCTCCAAAACGTGGTTGAGTGTG
This window of the Salinibacter grassmerensis genome carries:
- a CDS encoding ABC transporter permease; protein product: MSALRTIGALTAREVLKFVRDRSRVLGALAQPLALWLLLGLGFQNTFQPPQGSVGGSYGAFLLPGILALVLLFTAIFSTISIVEERTSGFLQAVLVAPTPRTALVFGTTLGGTLLATVQALLFLGALPLIDLAPGVAGVSMIVAVCLLTGLAFTALGFAIAWRMETTRGFHAVMNLFLLPLWFLSGAMFPVDGAAPVLQVVMWGNPVSYAVSGLRHGFHGFSGTPAALAGPGVCLAVTGAFAVLMTGLAVWQVRRPFFQT
- the cyoE gene encoding heme o synthase; the encoded protein is MESPPDGSSDSPVAVTAAPSTADAQASGRSLGDVLWDYLILAKPEISSVVTLSAFAGFLIGSPGGLDGGTLLWTMLGTALCAGGVGTLNHVLERQYDAQMKRTAQRPLPAGRADPDMARRVGILLICLAVGLLCPLVNVLTAVLAALTAVLYLFVYTPLKRTTKWNTLVGTVPGALPALGGYTAATGHLEAGGWATFGILATWQMPHFLSLAWMYRKDYARGDYAMLPVVEPDGNSTAAQMIGFAALLVPLSVLPVLTETAGWIYGVGVVPLGLWFLWTTIVFHGERTGQKARRVLKASVFYIPALVALLLVDWFL
- a CDS encoding ABC transporter ATP-binding protein — protein: MPAPAVDIQKVNHSYGSHQALRDVTLQVDPGTLYGLLGPNGSGKTTLFRILSTLMPPSEGQAHVFGLDTARESGAVRRRIGTVFQDEALDEALTVRENLRFQGALYGLHGAERRERTEELLRRLGVADRATDPVGDLSGGLRRRVDLARGLLHRPDLLLLDEPTSGLDPAARRTFWSAVQQLRSDEGTTLLLATHLMDEAERCDRVGILSDGTLVADGRPNTLKADLGDETIWLEADAPTALRDRIEAQFGVPTRIVGATVQVAPSDPPAFLSSLYEALSDHIQSATIRTPTLEDVFMVHAGVSPTKSPERVLARGDGSGD
- a CDS encoding ribonuclease HII encodes the protein MLSHERRLWADGYERVAGLDEAGRGCLAGPVVAAAVIMPPRVEITTIQDSKALSEGQRLDARATIEEEAVAAAIARCSPTEIDDRNILQAALEAMRRAASDCRPPPDFVLVDGNQWDRNLVDAPWPHETVVKGDAKSQSIAAASILAKTERDALMRDLHEEHPEYDWASNVGYPTQQHYDALREHGATSHHRQSFTLFRD